A section of the Streptomyces sp. CG1 genome encodes:
- a CDS encoding DUF4157 domain-containing protein yields MHERTKNPRNDTTSRTAPDRRTAARPSATDQKVRADASMTPETALFLQTTVGNAAVARMIRQQRHAHRPPGGGRDAATGTEAEAAPVQRSAVHDVLRSPGRPLAEPVRTEMESRLGEDFRAVRVHDDAPAARSAAEIGARAYTSGDHVVLGRGGSDDHTLAHELTHVIQQRQGPVAGTEIGSGLRVSSPSDRFERAAEANATEVLRRPLPAPVARPFPGSGPVPLGGSRTEDHSRAPIQRAPAATTTAAPVATQAAFTHLAGDDLEGECGGFERRRALSVNPPQQGVIIQEINRVFAVEQWDGAAWTALPSTAIDAYVTARNSTVHATVGRYWELWEVDAQGNVSDGAEDTFGLPSIIPGRKRKDTTRGTYTITGDAVFYPTTAAPGTLGFTRGGAAPAGGLYSTLSDPSGAVAANGLTATGQPVRCRVHVSWDSSANDRYSVVTMT; encoded by the coding sequence ATGCACGAGCGCACGAAGAACCCGCGGAACGACACGACGTCGCGCACGGCGCCAGACCGCCGGACCGCTGCCCGGCCGTCCGCCACGGATCAGAAGGTCCGGGCGGACGCATCGATGACTCCGGAGACGGCTCTGTTCCTCCAGACCACCGTCGGCAACGCAGCGGTCGCCCGGATGATCCGGCAACAGCGGCACGCCCACCGCCCCCCTGGCGGCGGACGGGATGCCGCGACCGGCACGGAGGCCGAGGCCGCACCGGTGCAGCGCTCCGCCGTGCACGACGTCCTGCGCTCCCCGGGCCGGCCGCTGGCCGAACCGGTGCGCACCGAGATGGAATCGCGCCTGGGGGAGGACTTCCGTGCCGTGCGCGTCCACGATGACGCCCCGGCCGCCCGGTCTGCGGCCGAGATCGGCGCCCGCGCCTACACTTCGGGCGACCACGTTGTGCTCGGCCGCGGCGGCTCGGACGACCACACCCTCGCTCACGAACTGACTCACGTGATCCAGCAGCGGCAGGGCCCGGTGGCCGGCACCGAGATCGGATCGGGACTGCGGGTGTCGAGCCCCTCCGACCGCTTCGAGCGCGCGGCCGAGGCGAACGCCACCGAGGTCCTGCGCCGCCCGCTGCCCGCGCCGGTGGCCCGGCCCTTCCCGGGGTCCGGCCCGGTGCCGCTCGGGGGTTCGCGGACGGAGGACCACTCGCGGGCGCCGATTCAGCGTGCTCCCGCGGCGACCACCACTGCTGCACCGGTCGCGACGCAGGCCGCGTTCACGCACCTTGCGGGGGACGATCTGGAAGGCGAGTGCGGCGGTTTCGAACGCAGGCGGGCGTTGAGCGTCAACCCGCCTCAGCAGGGGGTGATCATCCAGGAGATCAACCGGGTCTTCGCCGTGGAACAGTGGGACGGGGCGGCATGGACCGCCCTGCCGAGCACGGCCATCGACGCCTACGTCACGGCGAGGAACTCCACCGTGCACGCCACTGTCGGCCGCTATTGGGAGTTGTGGGAGGTAGACGCGCAGGGCAACGTCTCCGACGGCGCGGAGGACACCTTCGGCCTGCCCTCCATCATCCCGGGAAGGAAACGCAAGGACACCACGCGGGGGACCTACACGATCACGGGGGACGCGGTGTTCTATCCCACTACTGCGGCGCCGGGCACTCTGGGATTCACCCGGGGCGGGGCCGCGCCCGCCGGGGGCCTGTACAGCACCCTGTCCGACCCGTCGGGGGCCGTCGCGGCCAACGGACTCACCGCCACCGGCCAGCCGGTGCGCTGCCGGGTCCATGTCTCGTGGGACAGCTCCGCGAACGACAGGTACTCGGTGGTCACCATGACTTGA
- the dnaB gene encoding replicative DNA helicase produces MRQAGQGHGGRGSGVTSDDNDAALHHPHDLEAEKGVLRAMLLSKDAIADIVDILHGHDFYRPAHDLIYSTVLDLYGRGETTDPLSVAARLTQQGNLDKAGGSAYITALVNGPSSARSWQINADRVQNAAMLRRTKIAAIHIENLASDADPDSVDRIADQAQAEIFAATTRRPLLPPASPLGDVMEDTLDWIEATGGRDATLPGVPTGFTDLDSLTGGLHPGQLIVIAARPAMGKSTLALDFVRCASIKHALPSAVFSLEADRNEIGMRLLSAEARVALHHMRSGTMTDEDWTRLARRMPEVSAAPIYIQDGAYSNVHDLRAHCRYLQARAGVQLIVVDAVHLLTYGTRPLGSRYEEISEIARCLKLLAKELRLPIVAISTLNRSPEQRTDKKPVINDLRDSGALEDNADVVILLHREDAYEKDSPRAGEADFIVAKHRHGPTATITVAFQGHYSRFVDMAQT; encoded by the coding sequence ATGCGGCAAGCGGGACAAGGACATGGGGGAAGGGGAAGTGGGGTGACCAGCGACGACAACGACGCCGCGCTGCACCATCCGCACGATCTTGAAGCGGAGAAGGGGGTGCTGAGGGCGATGCTGCTGTCCAAGGACGCGATCGCCGACATCGTCGATATCCTCCACGGGCACGACTTCTACCGGCCCGCCCACGATCTGATCTATTCGACGGTCCTCGACCTGTACGGGCGGGGCGAGACCACCGACCCGCTCTCCGTGGCCGCCCGGCTCACCCAGCAGGGCAACCTCGACAAGGCCGGCGGCTCCGCCTACATCACCGCCCTCGTCAATGGGCCTTCCTCTGCCCGGAGCTGGCAGATCAACGCCGACCGCGTACAGAACGCGGCCATGCTGCGCCGCACCAAGATCGCCGCGATCCACATCGAGAACCTGGCCTCCGACGCCGACCCGGACTCCGTCGACCGCATCGCCGACCAGGCGCAGGCGGAGATCTTCGCCGCCACCACCCGGCGCCCCCTGCTCCCGCCGGCCAGCCCGCTCGGCGACGTCATGGAGGACACCCTCGACTGGATCGAGGCGACCGGCGGCCGCGACGCAACCCTGCCCGGCGTGCCCACCGGATTCACCGACCTGGACTCCCTCACCGGCGGACTCCACCCTGGCCAGCTCATCGTCATCGCCGCCCGCCCCGCCATGGGCAAGTCCACTCTCGCCCTCGACTTCGTACGCTGCGCCAGCATCAAACACGCCCTGCCCAGCGCCGTGTTCTCCCTCGAAGCCGACCGCAACGAGATCGGCATGCGCCTGCTGTCCGCCGAAGCCCGCGTCGCACTGCACCACATGCGCTCCGGCACCATGACCGACGAGGACTGGACCCGCCTCGCCCGGCGGATGCCCGAGGTCAGCGCCGCTCCGATCTACATCCAGGACGGCGCCTACTCCAACGTCCACGACCTGCGAGCCCACTGCCGCTACCTGCAAGCCCGGGCAGGAGTACAGCTCATCGTCGTCGACGCCGTCCACCTGCTCACCTACGGCACCAGGCCGCTCGGCTCCCGCTACGAGGAGATCTCCGAGATCGCCCGCTGCCTGAAACTCCTGGCCAAGGAACTCCGTCTGCCGATCGTCGCGATCTCCACCCTCAACCGCAGTCCGGAGCAGCGCACCGACAAGAAGCCGGTGATCAACGACCTCCGGGACTCCGGCGCCCTCGAGGACAACGCCGACGTTGTGATCCTCCTGCACCGCGAGGACGCCTACGAGAAGGACTCGCCCCGGGCCGGCGAGGCCGACTTCATCGTCGCCAAGCATCGCCACGGGCCCACCGCGACCATCACGGTCGCCTTCCAGGGCCACTACTCCCGCTTCGTCGACATGGCCCAGACATAG
- a CDS encoding dihydrofolate reductase family protein has product MRKLIYGMNLTLDGYIAAAGDDIGWSGPPSDELFQWWLDHEQASGLSLYGRKLWETMSSYWPTGDQQPGATSAEIEFARNWRDTPKVVFSSTIDKVDWNTRLVTGDAIAEITRLKAEDGGPMNIGGATLAGAAMRAGLIDEYAIAAYPVLVGSGTPFFTALDSWVNLNLVETRTFPGGVVLTRYETRR; this is encoded by the coding sequence ATGCGGAAACTGATCTACGGCATGAACCTGACCCTGGACGGCTACATCGCCGCGGCCGGCGACGACATCGGCTGGAGCGGACCGCCGAGCGACGAGCTGTTTCAGTGGTGGCTCGACCACGAGCAGGCGAGTGGCCTGTCGCTGTATGGGCGCAAGCTGTGGGAGACGATGAGCTCCTACTGGCCGACCGGCGACCAGCAGCCGGGCGCCACCTCGGCGGAGATCGAGTTCGCGCGGAACTGGCGGGACACGCCGAAGGTGGTGTTCTCCTCGACGATCGACAAGGTCGACTGGAACACCCGCCTGGTCACCGGCGACGCGATCGCCGAGATCACCCGGCTCAAGGCCGAGGACGGCGGCCCAATGAACATCGGCGGCGCAACGCTCGCCGGGGCGGCCATGCGCGCCGGGCTGATCGACGAGTACGCGATCGCCGCCTATCCGGTCCTGGTGGGCAGCGGCACGCCGTTCTTCACCGCGCTGGACAGCTGGGTGAACCTGAACCTGGTGGAGACGCGGACGTTTCCCGGCGGCGTGGTCCTGACCAGGTACGAGACGAGGCGCTGA
- a CDS encoding DciA family protein, translating to MNAQPRPGTEARVDLALLALRRAREDARRGRFTERAPAARRQRVRGRTPPVLLARALLDLFAVSEASPLPAWHSVAGPLAKHVVPTAFDSETGTLTLAGTSAAWLTNTRLLADRLIQGLNDVLGSGTVRHIRLVKRDSSAVLPQLPVPDSPRAQPEPTTMPSDPAIEAALNRQARQLPREADQFTLPW from the coding sequence TTGAACGCCCAGCCGCGCCCGGGCACTGAGGCACGCGTCGATCTGGCGCTACTGGCTCTGCGCCGGGCTCGCGAGGACGCCCGGAGGGGCCGCTTCACCGAGCGCGCCCCCGCCGCCCGCCGCCAGCGCGTACGGGGACGCACCCCGCCGGTCCTCCTCGCGCGAGCCCTGCTTGACCTGTTCGCCGTGTCCGAGGCCTCGCCACTGCCGGCCTGGCATTCGGTGGCCGGCCCCCTGGCCAAGCACGTGGTCCCCACCGCCTTCGACTCCGAGACCGGGACGCTCACCCTGGCGGGGACCTCGGCGGCTTGGCTGACCAACACCCGACTCCTGGCGGACCGTCTGATACAGGGGCTCAATGACGTGCTCGGTTCGGGCACGGTGCGCCATATCCGTCTGGTGAAGAGGGACTCGTCCGCGGTCCTTCCGCAGCTCCCGGTGCCGGACAGCCCACGCGCACAGCCGGAGCCGACAACTATGCCGTCCGACCCCGCCATCGAGGCGGCCCTGAACCGGCAGGCGCGTCAACTCCCTCGCGAAGCAGATCAGTTCACCCTCCCGTGGTGA